AGGATTTTTTGTTTACCTAACGGGCATGGATAAAGACAACCGAATAAGTCTTTTGGTTGTAGAGAGTAGTGGAAGATCACGACAAATATTGGAACGAATGGAACCAATAGTGGAACCGGAACCTGTAGATAAACTCTCGTGGCTGGGTAAAAAGTTTGGATGCTAAGAACTACAAAGAGTTGCAGGCATTGGAGGATGAAATTGGAACTAAAGCCATAACTTTGTACGTAGAAGATAAGCAGGGAAATAACGAGACGATAGAGGGTGGAAATAATGATGATGCCACTGCGGAGATGGATGCCACTGTGGAGACGGATGCCACTGGGGAGGGATACCGCTATGGAGACGGATACTGCTATGGAGATTAATAACGATGCGGACACTAACACTGTTGCGGAGACAGATACCGCTGTTCCAACCACTGATAAGTTTGTTGAACAGCCACCAGCCATAAAATCGACTAAGTATATAGAGGAATGGGGTGATGGTTTGAGTCTGTGTAAACATGACGAATTTTCAAGTAATAGCGTAATTCAGGAGATCGTCGATAGAGCTGCTTATAGTGAATGCTATCATTATCTCACCAGTAAGTCTGATCGTAGACAAGATATTACCTAAAAACCATAAAGGTATGTAGGTAGCCTTTCTAAAGGCACAaccataatatattttatttcatcaGTGGCCAACCCTTAGAATCTTTCTCAATGGACAAGGATTGGAGATCTCTGATCTCGAAAACACAATGCAATTTAATATGACCCGAAGTTGAAGAAACTCCTCGTTGCAAGGACATAAGATAATCAATGCGGAATGGAGATCAAGAGACCTGTTGAAGGCTTCTTTACTATACAATCAAccgaaaaccctaaccctatttCTGAGTGGATTTTATGATCCATCACCTGTTAATGTCAAAAGTCCGCTTATTATTGTGATGATATAACTTGTTATTGATATAACTCAAAATTTTTACTAATCATGaattagttttgaatttttgaagttGTGTGTGAGTTGTGATTGATATTTTTGTGTTGCAATTTTAAGTTATGATTATAAAAGTGATAACTCAGATGCTAAATCAACCAAATTCTCATGTATTAAGACTTGAGCTAAAAAATGTTTGGGCTTTCTAcgtctattttttattttttaacaaattcaACAATTTACAATACACATGATCATATAATTTAGTAcgtttagttttattaattagtacaatatatattcaatcttttaatataaatatagctATCtacttgatttatttttatatttttaattgttaattTTGTTTGGTAACTATTAtgtacataaattattttatatatatggaagatttatatatatatatatatatgtgtgtgtgtgagtgTGTATATTTGAATATCTTTAGTTAAtttttaagttaatatatttatttttctctgaatatttttattaactgtatatttaattttattatatatttttaaaataatacgtattaaatttatatattgaaaaaaaagttACCAATCAATATGTTGGTAACATAGTAACTCATATTATTTAAGCAAAGACGAAGCCTATGCTACTACCTCTACTCATCTCCAACACACAATCAGCTTTTGTAGCGGGTAGAGCTATCGCGGACAACGTTCTCATCACACATGAAACCCTCCACTTTCTACGGACTTCAGAAGCGACAAAGCGATGCTCGATGGCTGTGAAAACagacatgagcaaagcatacGATAGAATAGAGTGGAGCTTTGTAAAGGAAGTTCTAGGCATGCTCGGGTTTGATGCAAGATGGATCTCCTGGATAATGAGCTGTATAGAATCGGTATCCTATTCTTTCCTGATCAATGGAACACCCCAGGGATCCATCCGACCTTCGCGTGGGCTCAGGCAAGGCGATCCATTATCACCGTATGTCTTCATCTTGTGTACGGAGGTCCTCTCAGCTTTGTGTGCAAAAGGCCAAGCAAATGGAACTTTACCGGGGGTGAAAGTGGCTCGGGGTAGTCCGGCAATTAATCACCTCCTCTTTGCCGATGACACCATGTTCTTTTGTCAATCCAAACCATCGTGTGTCTCTGCCTTAGTGAACATCTTGTCGACCTACGAAGCTGTCTCGGGCCAGAAGATCAACCCTCGGAAATCGGCCATTACTTTCTCTGCAAAAACACCAGCACCAATCCGTGCAAGAGTAAAGGAAACAATGGAGATTTCCTTGGAAGGTGGAGTGGGAAAATAGCTCGGTTTACCCGAGCAGTTTGGACGCAAGAAGCGAGACATTTTTGCCTCTATACTGGATAGGATCAGGCAAAAAGCACACAGCTGGACTGCAAAGTTTCTATCCGGGGCAGGAAAACAAGTGATGCTTAAGTCAGTCCTTGCGGCAATGCCGTGCTATGCCATGTCGTGTTTCAAACTTCCGGTGTCTCTGTGTAGACAAATTCAGTCCCTCCTCACACGGTTCTGGTGGGACTCGAATCCGGCCAAGAAAAAGATGTGCTGGGTCTCTTGGGAAACAATGGCCTTACCGAAATTCGCGGGAGGACTCGGCTTCCGGGATATTGAAACGTTTAATGACGCTTTACTGGCAAAGATCGGCTGGAGATTAATCAAGGAGCCACAGTCTTTGCTAGCTCAGGTTTTGATGGGAAAATACTCTCGGTACCAATCTTTCCTGGACTGTCCAATACCGACAACAGCCTCCCATGGCTGGAAAAGCATCCTAGCTGGAAGAGAGATCTTGCGGAAAGGGCTGAGTTGGGCTGTAGGTGATGGCGAATCAATTCGAATCTGGGATGACCCATGGCTCTCCTTTGATACCCCCCTGCGACCGATGGGGCCGGCTCATATGGCTACTCAATCTCTATTGGTTAAGGAGCTGTTATGTCCTCTCACCAACAAATGGAACTTGGAAGAAATAAGAAGAATCATCCCTCAGTATGAGGACTTACTGCGCATTAAGACAAGTTCAACACAGTCTCCGGATACAATGGTTTGGCTCAAGGAAAAATCAGGGGAGTATTCTACTAAAACTGGATACGGTTTGGGAATGGTGGTGGACAGACCTACGCTGGTTGCAAATGAACCAGTCCACTGGCTGAAGGATATCTGGAACGTCAACACTAGCCCCAAATTAAAGGACTTTATCTGGCGAGTTGTGAAAAAAGCTATCCCGGTCAGTTCCAACTTAGAGAGGAGAGGTGTTCCACGATTCAACTGCAAGAAGTGTGGCGGGTATGAGGATGACATGCATGTCTTTCTATCATGCTCTATTGCAGAGGAAGTTTGGAGCCTCATTCCGATAACACAAGGACCTGGAAGCTCCATATCTTCTGTCCCCGAACTCATAAAGCAGGGGAAACAATATGTCCCACTGCCACCGACGGGTTTAAATGCTCCATTATGGCCATGGGTGATGTGGAATTTATGGAAAGCAAGGAACAAGTTGGTCTTTGAGAATAGAGCCTTTTCAGCTCAGGAAATTGTTCTCAAAAGTATCACAGATGCAAAGGAATGGAATGATGCACAACCTGGAGGTAAATCTCATCCCCAAGACAACCCCTCGCCGGCTCGACCTCACTGCAACTCGACAGTCCCACCTCCGTCACTCCCAGCTACGATACTTGTGTGTAAAGTTGATGCGGCCTGGGATGCTTCCTCTGGAGGATGTGGTATTGGTGGAATCTTCTGTGGCTCTAACGATCGGAACTTGTCAAACGTTTCGGAAGCTTACAGTCATGTCTCCTCAGCATTAATGGCGGAAGCTATTGCTGTACATCGGGCGGTTGCCCTTGCTGTCTACTCAAACGTCCGATCCCTGGCGGTTCTCTCTGATTCCCTATCTCTGATCAAGCTCTTGAAAAGGGGAGGGACACAACCTGAACTGTTCGGTATCATGTTTGATATCTATCATTTTACCAAGTACTTTGATGTTATTTCCTTTGATTTCATTTCTCGCAACTTTAATGCGGAAGCTGATACCGTGGCAAAATCAGCTCTCGTCCTGTCTGTAATGAACTCCAATATTGGAGTGTAAAACCGCCTTAGTAATGCAATTtcgtttgatcaaaaaaaaaaaaaagacgaagCCTATATCCGTTTTGAAAAGTCTATATAAGATATATGGGTTTGGTCTACAAGTTGAGCGGTCTTATTCAATACCTCGTCAGAGATTTCAATAAAATAATCCTGAATTCCTTCTCTTTACACATGAGAAAGCACGATAAAAGTCCACTCTTTAGTTTCCTACAGATCAAGTAAAAGATGATACACAAGAAGATGCTACTCGTTGCAGCGTCGATCATCTTGAATCTCGTATTGATCATTCATGTTCTTTATAATAACTCAACCACATGGAATCCGTCATGGACTAATAGAGCCGCCAAGGAGGCAGAGGACGTAGCCTCTGTTTCATGCTCAGGCCATGGCAGAACTTATGTAGACGGTTTAGGTGTCCTTGACGGCAATAAACCTCCTTGTGAGTGCAACAACTGCTACACAGGAAAAGACTGTTCCTTTCTTCTCCCAGATTGTCATGCTGCTGCTAACTCGTATGCAACAACTTTTTATTAGTTCTCTTTTTAGATCATTATAAGACTTTGTATTGAGTTTGtatttttgcttctttttttgttgtggATTCATTTGAAGAGGAGACCCTTTGTTCTTGGAGCCGTTTTGGATGCAAAAGGCAGAGGGAAGTGCGGTTGTTGAGTCAGGATGGCACAGGATGAGCTATCATTTTTACGAAGATGGCTCATATGTGTCAGCAGAGCTCGAGAGGATCATTAGGAAGCTGCATAACGTAGTTGGAAACGCAGTTACTGATAACAGATTCGTAATCTTTGGAACTGGAGCCACGCAGTTGATTGCAGCCTCTGTTCATGCTTTGTCTCAGACAAACGCAGCATCTCCTTCAAGACTTGTGTCTGCTATTCCATACTAcaatgtaagaaaaaaaagctCTGTTCTTGGCTTTATGCATGTAAGAAACTAACTTATGTAATGGTTCTGATCAGTCTTTATGTGTGTAGGTGTACAAAGAACAAACTGAGTTCTTTAATTATGCAAATCTTAGGTTTGAAGGAGACGCGTCTGCGTGGAAGAAGAGTGAGCACAATGATAATACGACACGAGTGATAGAGATAGTGACTTCTCCTAATAATCCAGATGGGAAGCTGAAAAGAGCGGTTCTTGAAGGTCCCAATATCAAAAGCATTCATGATTACGCGTACTACTGGCCTCATTTCACACCTATTACACATCCAGCTGATGAAGATGTGAGCTTGTTCAGTCTCACAAAGACTACTGGTCATGCTGGCTCAAGATTCGGGTGATTTCCCTCGCTTGAGTAGTCCTCTAAAACAAAGATTTGAGCCGGTCATAACAACAATCACAAGTGTTTTTCCTTTGTTTCAGATGGGCATTGGTAAAGGACGAAGCTGTTTATGAAAGAATGAAAAGGTATTTAACTCTAAGTAGTATGGGAGTTTCAAGAGACACACAGCTTCGTGTTCTGCAGTTGCTCAAAGTAGTAGTTGGTGATGGAGGCGAGGGGATATTCCACTTTGGTTATGAAACAATGAAGAAGAGATGGGAGGTATTAAACAAGATCTTTTCGATGTCCATGCGTTTCTCGCTCGAGACTATAGAGCCTGAATACTGCAACTATTTCAAGAAACGCAGACACTTTACTCCTTGTAAGTAGAGTTTTTATTTGCAAGAAAGTGAGACCTTGCTTTGgtactatctaaaattcataacttgttttttcttgtttttcattTGAAAGCTTATGCGTGGGTGAAGTGTGAAAGATTAGAAGATGCAAACTGCTATGAGATATTTAGAGCCGCAAAGATAAAAGGACGTGAAGGAAAAGTATTTGGATCAGAGGAACGTTTGGTTCGATTAAGTCTCATCAGGACACAAGACGACTTTGATCAGCTAATTGATATGTTGAAGAAGTTAGTATCTCAGGAAGTTGTACGACCTGACTCCATCTAAAAACTTAATGTTGACATCAGTTCTTTTCAATtcaatcatataaaattattcataAGCATACATTATGCCCATTTTATGAAAGATTTATGATTGtttttgaggaaaaaaaaaagatttttgatTGTTGTtaactctaaaaatatttacaaatcaatctctataatattattttagaagtcATTTTCCTATGTGTCGTGCTCACGAATTACATAAACAATCTTAATTAgttaaaagtttatatatttctatctccttttttcttaataaaatttgGGGGAATTGCACTTTTACACTTTGTCTAGTACTACTATTCAAATATACACTTAGAAAGAGGACATTTTCAGAAATACCTAAATCATTAATAggcaaaagataaaaataaccCTCTTACAATTCTAACCTAATTTCCTATCTCTCACTCTCGACATCGACGCCGGCGATGAGATCGAGCGACGACAACGATGAGATCAGACAACGACGGCGACGAGATCGAGCGACGACAGGGACGAGATCGAGCGACGACGGCGACGAAATCGAGCGACGACGAGATCGAGTGTATCCTCTCTCATGCACGAAGCAGACAAGATCGAGCAAGAATCACAAATTGTAAGTAATTTTCTAAGATTTTGTTGTTTCGATCTAAGGGAAAGAGTTATCTATTAATAGTCGGATCTAAGAGAAAAAGTTTTCCGATCGTGAACATTAAGTTTTTGAACATTTATAACTCTTTATAAATCTAAGTTTTAGGATGACGGCGATTCTaactgatataccatggatttgactcattttcatctatggtatataagtattttattatctatatactatatattctatcctattaggtatgttttcaggttcagaagtatcttggagtaaagtgatgattatggagcatttaggagcttaaatgagatttcatccgagctgaccattagaggtcgatacgaaggagagacaatcgatcgatgcacatccagtgtcgtcgatcgatacagaagagacgCCTCGACgatatgatcgatcgatgtacatcctgtaccatcgatcgatgccgaGACGCGGACGCACGACCTAGTTGCAGGACTTTAAACCaaagacttcaccaaattacaagaataccactgacgagtttttaacctaatagattATATACTTGCTAAGTGTTTAGAGGCAAGAGAGCTTTCAGCCACCTTttgtgttttcttattttctgtaaagagttttagga
The nucleotide sequence above comes from Brassica napus cultivar Da-Ae chromosome A9, Da-Ae, whole genome shotgun sequence. Encoded proteins:
- the LOC106421173 gene encoding tryptophan aminotransferase-related protein 3 — protein: MIHKKMLLVAASIILNLVLIIHVLYNNSTTWNPSWTNRAAKEAEDVASVSCSGHGRTYVDGLGVLDGNKPPCECNNCYTGKDCSFLLPDCHAAANSGDPLFLEPFWMQKAEGSAVVESGWHRMSYHFYEDGSYVSAELERIIRKLHNVVGNAVTDNRFVIFGTGATQLIAASVHALSQTNAASPSRLVSAIPYYNVYKEQTEFFNYANLRFEGDASAWKKSEHNDNTTRVIEIVTSPNNPDGKLKRAVLEGPNIKSIHDYAYYWPHFTPITHPADEDVSLFSLTKTTGHAGSRFGWALVKDEAVYERMKRYLTLSSMGVSRDTQLRVLQLLKVVVGDGGEGIFHFGYETMKKRWEVLNKIFSMSMRFSLETIEPEYCNYFKKRRHFTPSYAWVKCERLEDANCYEIFRAAKIKGREGKVFGSEERLVRLSLIRTQDDFDQLIDMLKKLVSQEVVRPDSI